In a genomic window of Helianthus annuus cultivar XRQ/B chromosome 10, HanXRQr2.0-SUNRISE, whole genome shotgun sequence:
- the LOC110881292 gene encoding uncharacterized protein LOC110881292, with the protein MVNRFNELYLQLKSRYRSGWSNDQYILEGNAPQCNFIVNGNEYTQGYYLADGIYTEWSTLVKSFVYPANNNLKMQYFKRRQESCRKDVERAFGVIQARWAMIRGPGRSTSIPVLGDIMHACIILHNMIVEDERHTITDWSREEDEPEPSSYNGGAPTEFEHYLQRFRSLRSKDTHIALRNDLMEHLWNLKQAN; encoded by the coding sequence ATGGTGAATAGATTTAATGAGTTGTATTTACAACTCAAGTCTCGTTACAGAAGCGGTTGGTCAAATGACCAGTACATCTTAGAAGGGAATGCACCACAGTGCAACTTTATTGTGAATGGGAATGAGTACACGCAAGGATACTATCTTGCAGATGGCATCTACACAGAATGGTCAACACTAGTAAAGAGTTTCGTTTATCCTGCAAACAATAATCTTAAAATGCAATACTTTAAGCGACGACAGGAGTCTTGTAGAAAAGATGTTGAAAGAGCATTTGGTGTCATCCAAGCAAGATGGGCAATGATACGAGGCCCTGGAAGATCTACAAGCATACCAGTGCTAGGTGATATAATGCATGCATGTATCATTCTACATAATATGATTGTAGAAGATGAACGTCATACGATAACTGATTGGTCCCGTGAAGAAGATGAGCCTGAGCCATCAAGTTATAATGGAGGTGCACCCACCGAGTTCGAGCACTATCTGCAGAGGTTTAGATCCTTACGAAGCAAAGATACTCACATCGCACTACGCAACGATCTAATGGAACATCTCTGGAATCTTAAGCAAGCTAATTAA